In the genome of Taurinivorans muris, one region contains:
- the crcB gene encoding fluoride efflux transporter CrcB has translation MHRGRNRGCFALFGWHRHVSGPCFPLSTFIANVLGSFIIGFLSAYFMNRTELSDVCRLALTVGFCGGLTTFSTFSLELFEMLAQQRFLPALAYAALSISLCLAAVYGGMNLGKLFFSIAN, from the coding sequence ATTCATCGGGGGCGGAATCGGGGCTGTTTTGCGTTATTTGGTTGGCATCGTCATGTTTCGGGTCCGTGTTTTCCTTTGTCCACTTTTATTGCGAATGTGCTCGGCAGTTTTATTATCGGCTTTTTGTCTGCATATTTTATGAATAGGACGGAATTGTCGGATGTTTGCAGATTGGCGTTGACGGTTGGTTTTTGCGGCGGATTGACTACGTTCAGCACGTTTTCCCTCGAACTTTTCGAGATGCTTGCTCAGCAGCGTTTTTTGCCTGCTTTGGCTTATGCTGCTTTGAGTATCAGCCTTTGCCTTGCAGCCGTGTACGGAGGCATGAACCTTGGTAAACTGTTTTTCAGCATTGCGAATTGA